A genome region from Ligilactobacillus cholophilus includes the following:
- a CDS encoding site-specific integrase: MPRKTKSQYLHEYFKSWVKLYKVGAIRDVTLQKYWVTYRQIKGLEPDLKMGELTRQTYQELLNKYAETHERQTVMDFHHQVKAAILDAYDDGIIKHDPTRRAIIKGKNPKKKKPKFLSEFELKLLLKELNLGDKPSLDWLVLLISKTGLRFAEALGVTPNDFDFEQQTLSITKTWNYKDKKGGFQPTKNKSSIRKIQLDWKLCMQFSGLIRDLDPTKPIFITKRIYNSTINYFLEKKCKKADVPVISVHGLRHTHASLLLYAGVSTASVAKRLGHADMTTTQNTYIHIIEELENQDNDKIMRHLAML; encoded by the coding sequence ATGCCAAGAAAAACAAAATCACAATATTTACATGAATACTTTAAATCATGGGTAAAATTATATAAGGTTGGAGCAATTCGAGATGTTACTTTGCAAAAATACTGGGTAACATATCGTCAAATCAAAGGATTAGAACCTGATTTAAAAATGGGCGAACTAACTAGACAAACCTATCAAGAGTTATTAAACAAATATGCTGAAACACATGAACGACAAACTGTTATGGACTTTCACCATCAAGTTAAAGCGGCAATTTTAGATGCTTACGATGATGGAATCATTAAACATGATCCAACACGTCGAGCAATTATCAAGGGAAAGAATCCTAAAAAAAAGAAGCCTAAATTTTTGAGTGAATTTGAATTAAAACTACTTTTAAAAGAATTAAATCTTGGTGATAAACCATCATTAGATTGGTTAGTTTTACTAATTTCAAAAACAGGCTTACGTTTTGCAGAAGCCTTAGGCGTTACACCAAATGATTTTGACTTTGAACAACAAACACTATCAATTACTAAAACTTGGAATTACAAGGATAAAAAAGGTGGTTTTCAACCTACTAAAAATAAATCTTCTATTCGTAAAATCCAGTTAGATTGGAAATTATGTATGCAATTTAGTGGGTTAATTAGAGATTTAGATCCAACTAAACCAATTTTTATTACTAAAAGAATATATAATTCAACAATTAACTATTTTCTTGAAAAGAAATGTAAAAAAGCTGATGTACCTGTGATTTCAGTTCATGGATTAAGACATACACATGCATCTCTTTTATTATATGCAGGTGTTTCAACTGCAAGTGTAGCTAAAAGATTAGGTCATGCAGATATGACAACTACACAAAATACATATATTCATATAATTGAAGAGCTTGAAAATCAAGATAATGATAAAATAATGCGTCATTTAGCAATGCTTTAA
- a CDS encoding type I restriction-modification system subunit M: MTESRQEQVKNITNEIWAMANELRGNMDASEYRNYILGFMFYRYLSEHQEKYIFDQDLLDIEDGESVNDAYLEIPEDEIKDYLEDISSNLGYAIAPQDTWATITKKVSENTIIPSDFQNMFDDFNENAKLNPNAERDFRGIFDDVNLGNSRLGNDTTSRAKSLAKIVELVDHFTYQDEAGHDILGDVYEYLIAQFAGNSGKKAGEFYTPHQVSKVLAKLVTLDMNNDASFSVYDPAMGSGSLLLTVDDEAKKKEKKIVSFYGQELNTTTYNLARMNLMMHDVEYRNMTLKNADSLELDWPVGPDAQGIEHPIMFDAVVENPPYSARWDNNENKLKDSRFKPYGALAPKTKADYAFLLHGLYHLKSDGTMAIVLPHGVLFRGAKEGKIRQALIEKNQLDAVIGMPANLFYNTSIPTVILVLKKQRERRDILFIDASKNFEKGKNQNTLRDEDIDKIIQAYKERKDIDKFAHVADLDEIKENDFNLNIPRYVDTFEEEPPVDIKKVSQELQDINKKIKETESEFLSMVDELQITDESKDIIQAIKEAFK; this comes from the coding sequence ATGACAGAATCAAGACAAGAACAAGTTAAAAACATTACAAACGAAATTTGGGCAATGGCAAATGAATTACGTGGAAACATGGATGCAAGCGAATATCGTAATTATATTTTAGGTTTCATGTTTTATCGTTATTTGTCAGAACATCAAGAAAAATACATTTTTGATCAAGATTTATTAGACATCGAGGATGGAGAATCAGTAAATGATGCATATTTGGAAATTCCTGAAGATGAAATCAAGGATTATCTTGAAGATATTTCAAGTAATTTAGGATATGCAATTGCACCTCAAGACACATGGGCAACAATTACTAAAAAAGTATCTGAAAATACAATTATTCCATCTGATTTTCAAAATATGTTTGATGATTTTAATGAAAATGCAAAATTGAATCCAAATGCAGAAAGAGATTTCCGTGGGATTTTTGATGATGTAAATTTAGGCAATAGTCGATTAGGAAACGATACAACATCACGTGCAAAATCATTAGCAAAAATTGTAGAATTAGTTGATCATTTTACATATCAAGATGAAGCTGGTCATGATATTCTTGGCGATGTTTATGAATATTTAATTGCCCAATTTGCTGGAAATTCAGGAAAAAAAGCAGGAGAATTTTATACTCCTCACCAAGTATCTAAGGTACTCGCAAAATTAGTTACATTAGATATGAACAACGATGCTTCTTTTTCTGTTTATGACCCTGCGATGGGATCAGGTTCGCTACTTTTAACAGTAGATGATGAAGCTAAAAAGAAAGAAAAGAAGATAGTTTCTTTCTATGGTCAAGAATTAAATACAACAACATATAATCTTGCGCGTATGAACTTAATGATGCATGATGTTGAATATCGAAATATGACTTTAAAAAATGCTGATAGTTTGGAACTTGATTGGCCAGTAGGTCCAGATGCTCAAGGAATTGAACATCCAATTATGTTTGATGCTGTTGTTGAAAATCCACCATATTCAGCTCGTTGGGATAATAATGAAAATAAATTGAAAGATTCACGTTTCAAACCTTATGGTGCATTAGCACCAAAGACAAAGGCAGATTATGCATTCTTGTTACATGGACTTTATCATTTGAAATCTGATGGGACAATGGCAATTGTTTTACCTCATGGCGTACTTTTCCGTGGAGCAAAAGAAGGTAAGATTCGTCAAGCCTTAATTGAAAAGAACCAGTTGGATGCAGTAATTGGAATGCCAGCTAACTTATTCTATAATACGTCAATTCCAACTGTTATCTTGGTTTTGAAGAAACAACGTGAACGTAGAGATATCTTATTTATTGATGCAAGTAAGAACTTTGAAAAGGGTAAAAATCAAAATACTTTGCGTGATGAAGATATTGATAAAATTATCCAAGCATATAAAGAGCGAAAGGATATTGATAAGTTTGCACATGTTGCAGATTTAGATGAAATTAAAGAAAATGACTTTAATCTCAACATTCCACGTTATGTTGATACCTTTGAAGAAGAACCTCCCGTTGATATCAAGAAAGTATCTCAAGAACTTCAAGATATTAACAAAAAAATTAAGGAAACTGAAAGTGAATTCTTATCAATGGTGGATGAATTGCAAATAACTGATGAGTCAAAAGACATTATTCAAGCCATCAAGGAGGCATTTAAATAA
- a CDS encoding ABC transporter ATP-binding protein produces MKAINTLIKLDSVSKSINNKKIIKKESFSINEGRVVALLGPNGAGKTTTVRLITGLLSVDSGNIKFNGKNLSDDTKEFRKYISVLNDGNLYEDLTLVENLMIWKDLYEISENDFQTRVSPLLAFFSLEDRKNDKIGTFSKGMKQKAAIIRTLINNPKLLILDEPTSGLDPKSIEELYRLLEEIKNNRKLSIILCTHQLYGI; encoded by the coding sequence GTGAAAGCTATTAATACATTAATTAAATTAGATAGTGTTTCTAAGAGTATTAATAATAAAAAAATAATTAAGAAAGAATCTTTTTCAATTAATGAAGGAAGAGTTGTTGCACTGTTAGGTCCTAATGGTGCTGGTAAAACGACGACTGTTCGCTTGATAACGGGGCTATTGTCTGTTGACTCAGGAAATATAAAATTTAATGGTAAAAACTTATCAGATGATACAAAAGAATTTAGAAAATACATAAGTGTCTTAAATGATGGAAATTTGTATGAAGATTTAACATTGGTTGAAAATCTTATGATATGGAAAGATTTATATGAAATTTCCGAAAATGATTTTCAGACTAGAGTTAGTCCGTTACTAGCATTCTTTTCTTTGGAAGATAGGAAAAACGATAAAATAGGAACTTTTAGTAAAGGAATGAAACAAAAGGCTGCAATAATTCGGACCTTGATAAATAATCCTAAATTATTAATTTTAGATGAACCTACAAGTGGGTTGGATCCAAAATCTATAGAAGAACTATACCGGTTATTAGAAGAAATAAAAAATAATAGAAAACTGTCAATAATACTATGTACTCATCAACTGTACGGAATTTAA
- a CDS encoding restriction endonuclease subunit S translates to MKLREVIDTKTGLNSRELKKQNAISYSIADFNYDLNQTFEISKSSSDDALNRITLKQGDLIVSLQDFKMAIVSQKNAGKVFSQRFLRIIPKKESNLDIRYLLFIFNQSTLIQKQIHNMLEGTVLKLIKESNILNITIQLPSLEIQAKIGSYYQLLKEFEILTQEKLTLLDKLSMELLNNLNIEK, encoded by the coding sequence ATGAAACTTCGTGAAGTTATTGATACCAAAACGGGGTTAAATTCTAGAGAATTGAAAAAGCAAAATGCAATTTCTTATTCAATTGCTGATTTTAATTATGATTTAAATCAAACCTTTGAAATTTCAAAGTCATCTAGTGATGATGCTTTAAATCGAATAACTTTAAAGCAGGGAGATTTAATTGTAAGTTTGCAAGACTTTAAAATGGCAATTGTTTCGCAGAAGAATGCTGGAAAGGTTTTTTCGCAACGTTTTCTAAGGATTATTCCCAAAAAAGAGTCTAATTTAGATATTCGATATTTATTGTTTATATTTAATCAGTCAACTTTAATTCAAAAACAAATTCATAATATGCTTGAAGGAACAGTTCTAAAGTTAATAAAAGAAAGTAATATTTTAAATATTACTATTCAATTACCATCTTTGGAAATACAAGCAAAAATAGGTAGTTATTATCAATTATTGAAGGAGTTTGAAATTTTAACACAAGAAAAGTTGACGCTTTTAGATAAATTAAGTATGGAGTTATTAAATAATTTAAATATCGAGAAATAA
- a CDS encoding restriction endonuclease subunit S produces MYKGFIGKNNYWLFNDSIFQIFNIMLGSKRKLSDLANIIVGGTPSTKKNQYWDGNIPWMSSGEINKKRIYKTDKLITKLGLENSSAKFVPENSVLIALAGQGKTRGKVAINNIELTINQSLAGIIPISEDYYGFIFYNLEKRYFELRSLSSGAGSRGGLNKKLIQNIKVQIPNLKEQILISKLSETLDKILTLYERKIKLLSQIKKYFLDNLFAKNKYPNLRFKGFTNAWEQRNLLTICYREDNKRKPVKRQDRKKGLTPYYGANGVQGYVSGYTHDGNYILIAEDGANDIKNYPISFVTGKIWANNHTHVLKINIKNNDGNFLVGTIKKINYFKYLVGSGRYKLTMESLSQINVWITIFPEQRKIGIVLNNINKLITLYESKLKQIKQIKKELLDTMFI; encoded by the coding sequence TTGTATAAAGGATTTATAGGTAAAAATAATTATTGGCTTTTTAATGATTCTATATTTCAAATCTTCAACATAATGCTTGGGAGCAAACGTAAGTTATCTGATCTTGCTAATATCATTGTTGGGGGTACTCCATCAACTAAAAAAAATCAATATTGGGATGGAAATATTCCCTGGATGTCATCAGGAGAAATAAATAAAAAAAGAATTTATAAAACCGATAAATTAATTACAAAACTTGGATTAGAAAATTCAAGCGCAAAATTTGTTCCTGAAAATTCAGTATTAATAGCACTAGCAGGGCAAGGTAAAACTCGCGGTAAGGTTGCTATTAACAACATCGAATTAACTATTAATCAATCTTTAGCAGGAATTATTCCAATTAGCGAAGACTATTATGGATTTATATTTTACAACTTGGAAAAAAGATATTTTGAGCTTAGAAGTTTGTCATCTGGGGCAGGTTCTAGAGGAGGACTCAACAAAAAATTAATACAAAATATAAAAGTTCAGATTCCAAACCTAAAAGAACAGATACTCATTTCTAAATTATCTGAGACATTAGATAAAATACTTACTTTATATGAGCGAAAAATTAAACTACTTTCACAAATAAAAAAATATTTTTTAGATAATCTATTTGCTAAAAATAAATATCCTAATTTACGTTTTAAAGGCTTTACAAATGCTTGGGAGCAAAGAAATTTATTAACTATTTGTTATAGAGAAGATAACAAAAGAAAACCTGTAAAACGACAAGATAGAAAAAAAGGTTTAACACCCTATTACGGTGCAAATGGAGTTCAAGGATATGTTTCTGGCTACACTCATGATGGAAATTACATCTTAATTGCTGAAGATGGGGCAAATGACATTAAAAATTATCCAATTTCCTTTGTTACAGGAAAAATATGGGCTAATAATCATACTCATGTGCTTAAAATCAATATCAAAAATAATGATGGAAACTTTTTAGTAGGAACAATTAAAAAAATTAACTATTTTAAATATCTTGTTGGTTCAGGTAGATATAAATTAACTATGGAATCTTTAAGTCAAATAAATGTTTGGATAACCATTTTTCCTGAGCAAAGAAAAATTGGGATAGTACTAAATAACATAAATAAACTTATTACTTTATATGAAAGTAAATTAAAACAAATCAAACAAATAAAAAAAGAACTTTTAGATACTATGTTTATTTAA
- a CDS encoding restriction endonuclease subunit S has product MVKTNQEEQRKAPILRFKGFTNDWEQRMVSDIGKIVGGGTPSTKNPKFWNGNINWFSPNEINIKRYVTESNKKITKEGLKKSSAKILPAKNTILFTSRATIGEMALLTIDSATNQGFQSFVLNNNVSRYFIFSLQNKIKKIALKKASGSTFLEISKKEVEKIKINIPSLKEQKKIANLFKLVDDYLALYERKANYYNCLFLNLKKIFFAKNKKTKSLIELIDIKTGYRNSEDNIEKGKYLFFDRSVEVKKLDEFDFDEEAIILPGEGQTFYPKYINDKYALHQRSYSLFNFKNIYPKYLYYFLTTQSNNFLKYSVGTTVPSLRKSTFKHINVPIKSMNTQIQYATILEKIEIIIDENLNKINSLKQIKKELLDTMFI; this is encoded by the coding sequence ATGGTAAAAACTAATCAAGAAGAACAAAGAAAAGCGCCAATTCTTCGTTTTAAAGGGTTTACTAATGATTGGGAGCAAAGAATGGTATCTGATATAGGGAAAATAGTTGGAGGTGGTACACCTTCAACTAAAAATCCTAAATTTTGGAATGGCAATATTAATTGGTTTTCGCCAAATGAAATTAATATAAAAAGATATGTTACTGAAAGTAATAAAAAAATTACAAAAGAAGGATTAAAAAAAAGTTCAGCAAAAATTTTACCTGCTAAAAATACAATATTATTTACAAGTAGGGCTACTATTGGAGAAATGGCACTTTTAACAATAGATTCAGCAACCAATCAAGGATTTCAATCGTTTGTTTTAAATAATAACGTTTCTCGATATTTTATTTTTTCATTACAAAATAAAATAAAAAAAATTGCATTAAAAAAAGCATCTGGTTCTACATTTTTAGAAATTTCAAAAAAAGAAGTAGAAAAAATTAAAATAAATATTCCTTCTCTTAAAGAGCAAAAAAAAATAGCAAATTTATTTAAATTAGTTGATGACTATCTAGCTTTATATGAACGAAAAGCTAATTATTATAATTGCTTATTTTTAAATTTAAAAAAAATATTTTTTGCCAAAAATAAAAAAACTAAATCCTTAATTGAATTGATTGACATAAAAACCGGATATAGAAATTCTGAAGATAACATTGAAAAAGGTAAATATTTATTTTTTGATAGATCGGTTGAAGTAAAAAAATTAGATGAATTTGATTTTGATGAAGAAGCAATTATTTTGCCTGGTGAAGGTCAAACATTTTATCCTAAATATATTAATGACAAATACGCTTTGCATCAACGGTCATATAGTTTGTTTAATTTTAAAAACATTTATCCAAAATATCTATATTATTTTCTTACAACTCAAAGCAATAATTTTTTGAAATATTCAGTAGGTACTACTGTACCTTCTCTTAGAAAATCAACATTTAAACATATTAATGTTCCAATTAAATCAATGAATACACAAATTCAATATGCAACAATTTTAGAAAAAATCGAAATTATTATCGATGAAAACCTAAACAAAATAAATTCTTTAAAACAAATAAAAAAAGAACTATTAGATACTATGTTTATCTAA
- a CDS encoding type I restriction endonuclease subunit R → MIHKNELKFEDKLIDYLENLGGEKQWEYLPNIRYTEELWENFKHILEKNNADSLNQPLSDTEFSQVKREINNLTTPYKAGKFLYGLGGVSQVEVNLDDGRHVYLTVFDQDQIGAGNTVYQVVKQIKRPAKVTGKPPRRFDVTLLINGLPIIQIEEKADGHDAREALRQMYQYIDEQQYTDIFSTVQILIAMTPHDVRYMANTTSKSFNLDFSFRWQNEKDNKPVLDWKEFTNQFLSIPMAHQMATNYMILDGTKDKESIKIMRPYQVYATKRVIEKIRMHDFEMGPQELGYVWHTTGSGKTITSFKTAWLAQRLAKVDKVVFLVDRVALTNQTVDKYNAYDPDGDAKDGVIMDTANIGVLSRRLKEKKNGIIVTSTQKMDRLISQKKDFKYDKNVVFIVDEAHRSTAGDMIQRIKKAFPNSGWVGYTGTPIFDKDIDSKDKEKITTYKIFGEPLHRYTIRDAIKDKNVLGFKVDFETTLSEKVLRNEYLPKYFEEKYPKWTSEQINERIERLPVEEMDDTVTSSVFDMNEKHVQLVVKDVLEKWEKRSCKRRYNALFTTHVGGGKASTPMAMMFYHEFKKQNAKMDNPLKIAVTFSQDTSNGKNQLNTNKSLFEVINDYNVEFGTTYDMQSTKGYTDDVISRLNKTAKDGKYLDLVIVIDQLLTGFDAPELNTLYVDRTLKGANLIQAYSRTNRVHNMQTKPFGRIVNYRWPHHSEVLMNNALEIYANRDSANVQESLVEGVDAEGNNTGIIALSYDEVLNKLKPVVKSLKKLTENFTHVPDKLESENQMLSHLRTYNNLMSQAKQDDRYDESHPEKLLNQIGLNCDDEERLTTVLANDLKEAIADKRNIDPIEISLEMEHVKDIEVNYDYLQELIAQYANQLHNGENKDAEDTREEIDRIVSQIPDRKYASQINGFNDALRAGNITINVYPISPNDVKDLILNNADKGQREEILKFKKKWGLIDIHDSYLLNDMIENHIEGADDMNNSGELKNIIKEASAVYSTDAEDEEIRSKSRIKYRNSLRQAITEFADEMKKKY, encoded by the coding sequence ATGATACATAAAAATGAATTGAAATTTGAGGACAAATTAATCGATTATCTTGAAAATCTTGGTGGCGAAAAACAATGGGAATATCTTCCTAATATTAGATACACTGAAGAATTATGGGAAAATTTTAAACATATTCTTGAAAAAAATAATGCAGATAGTTTAAATCAACCTTTATCGGATACTGAATTTAGTCAGGTTAAGCGTGAAATCAATAATCTAACTACTCCATATAAAGCAGGAAAATTCTTATATGGATTAGGTGGAGTTTCACAAGTTGAAGTTAATTTAGATGATGGTCGTCATGTATATTTAACAGTTTTTGATCAAGACCAAATTGGAGCAGGTAATACCGTTTATCAAGTAGTTAAACAAATTAAACGACCAGCAAAAGTTACAGGAAAACCTCCACGCCGTTTTGATGTTACTTTATTAATAAATGGTTTGCCAATCATTCAAATCGAAGAAAAAGCAGATGGACATGATGCACGTGAAGCATTAAGGCAAATGTATCAATATATTGATGAGCAACAATATACGGATATTTTCTCAACGGTTCAAATACTTATTGCAATGACTCCGCATGATGTGCGTTATATGGCAAATACAACAAGTAAATCATTTAATTTAGATTTTTCATTTAGATGGCAAAATGAAAAAGACAATAAACCAGTTTTAGATTGGAAAGAATTTACAAATCAATTCTTGTCAATTCCAATGGCACATCAAATGGCTACTAATTATATGATTTTGGATGGAACCAAAGATAAAGAATCAATTAAAATTATGCGACCATATCAAGTATATGCAACCAAGCGTGTTATTGAAAAAATACGAATGCATGATTTTGAAATGGGACCTCAAGAATTAGGCTATGTATGGCATACAACTGGTTCTGGAAAGACAATTACATCCTTTAAGACGGCATGGTTAGCACAACGTTTAGCTAAGGTGGATAAGGTTGTTTTCTTAGTTGATCGAGTTGCATTAACAAATCAGACTGTTGATAAGTATAATGCGTATGATCCTGATGGTGATGCAAAAGATGGTGTCATAATGGATACGGCGAATATTGGAGTATTGTCTCGTAGATTGAAAGAGAAGAAAAATGGGATTATTGTTACTTCAACTCAAAAAATGGATCGTTTAATTTCACAGAAAAAAGATTTTAAATATGATAAAAATGTTGTATTTATTGTCGATGAAGCGCATCGTTCAACCGCTGGTGATATGATTCAAAGAATAAAAAAGGCTTTTCCTAATTCTGGATGGGTTGGATATACTGGAACTCCAATTTTTGATAAAGATATTGATTCAAAAGATAAGGAAAAGATTACAACTTACAAGATATTTGGCGAACCATTACATCGTTATACTATTCGTGATGCAATTAAAGACAAGAACGTTTTAGGATTTAAGGTTGATTTTGAAACTACATTGTCTGAAAAAGTATTACGAAATGAATATCTTCCTAAATACTTTGAAGAAAAATATCCAAAATGGACAAGTGAACAAATTAATGAACGAATTGAAAGACTACCAGTTGAAGAAATGGATGATACAGTTACTTCAAGTGTATTTGATATGAATGAAAAACACGTTCAGTTAGTAGTTAAAGATGTTCTTGAAAAATGGGAAAAACGTTCTTGCAAGCGGAGATATAATGCGCTTTTTACTACTCATGTAGGTGGTGGTAAGGCTTCAACTCCAATGGCAATGATGTTTTATCATGAATTTAAGAAACAAAATGCAAAAATGGACAATCCATTGAAAATTGCTGTTACATTCAGTCAAGATACATCAAATGGTAAAAATCAATTAAATACTAATAAAAGTTTATTTGAAGTAATAAATGATTATAATGTTGAATTTGGTACAACATATGATATGCAATCAACTAAAGGATATACCGATGACGTTATTTCTCGTTTAAATAAGACTGCTAAGGATGGGAAATATTTAGATTTAGTAATTGTAATAGACCAATTACTTACAGGATTTGATGCTCCAGAATTAAATACTTTATATGTTGATCGAACATTAAAAGGTGCTAATCTAATTCAAGCATACTCACGGACTAATCGAGTTCATAATATGCAAACGAAACCATTTGGACGAATTGTAAATTACCGTTGGCCACATCATTCAGAAGTATTAATGAATAATGCGTTGGAGATATATGCAAATCGTGATTCAGCTAATGTACAGGAAAGTTTAGTAGAAGGCGTTGATGCAGAAGGAAATAACACTGGAATAATTGCATTATCATATGATGAAGTGTTGAACAAATTAAAACCAGTTGTAAAATCTTTGAAGAAACTCACTGAAAACTTTACCCATGTTCCGGATAAACTTGAAAGTGAAAATCAAATGTTATCACATTTAAGAACATATAATAATTTAATGTCTCAAGCTAAACAAGATGATCGTTACGATGAAAGTCATCCTGAAAAATTACTCAATCAAATTGGATTGAATTGCGATGATGAAGAACGACTTACAACAGTTTTAGCTAATGATTTAAAAGAGGCAATTGCAGATAAACGAAACATTGATCCAATTGAAATTTCATTAGAAATGGAACATGTGAAAGATATTGAAGTTAATTATGATTATCTGCAAGAATTGATCGCTCAATATGCAAATCAATTACATAATGGAGAAAATAAAGATGCCGAAGATACAAGAGAGGAAATTGATCGTATTGTAAGTCAAATTCCTGATAGAAAATATGCAAGTCAAATTAATGGCTTTAATGATGCATTGAGAGCAGGAAATATTACGATCAATGTTTATCCAATTTCTCCAAATGATGTTAAAGATTTAATTTTAAATAATGCAGACAAAGGGCAACGTGAAGAAATATTAAAATTTAAGAAAAAATGGGGCTTAATTGATATTCATGATTCATACCTTTTAAACGATATGATTGAAAATCACATTGAAGGTGCTGATGATATGAATAACAGTGGAGAATTAAAAAACATTATAAAAGAAGCATCGGCAGTATATAGTACTGATGCAGAGGATGAAGAAATTCGTTCAAAATCAAGAATTAAGTACCGAAATAGTTTAAGACAAGCAATTACTGAATTTGCTGATGAAATGAAGAAGAAATATTAA
- a CDS encoding ABC transporter permease: MLNYKRVKAVLKKDLLQTINDKTMIISLMIIPVMFSIILPVLIISLGFNSGIVNSLSGLNAFTHFVIKNNIGGNLNMEGKIIYSVFQYFFIPLFLLIPLLIDTVLASTGFIGEKEKRTIEGLLYTPITDSELLLAKMLASLLPSTTISWIAIFIYWFIVDIKCHKIIGIIFPNTLWLLIIVMIPLISLLAIELITIFSQYLKTSKSAQSVTGMLVFPIIAGVVSQSSGVLLINKTFILGILSVLIILDVLFFYFSVMRFNRERFLLKE; encoded by the coding sequence ATGTTGAATTATAAAAGAGTTAAGGCCGTTTTAAAAAAAGATTTATTACAAACAATAAACGATAAAACAATGATTATTTCACTTATGATTATTCCTGTTATGTTTAGCATTATCTTACCTGTTTTGATTATTTCACTAGGATTTAATAGTGGAATCGTAAACAGTCTAAGTGGTTTAAATGCGTTCACACATTTTGTAATAAAAAACAATATAGGCGGGAATTTAAACATGGAGGGAAAAATTATATATAGTGTTTTCCAATATTTTTTTATTCCTTTGTTTTTATTAATTCCTTTATTAATTGATACGGTTCTTGCAAGTACAGGATTTATAGGAGAAAAAGAAAAGAGAACGATAGAAGGATTATTGTATACACCTATTACAGATTCAGAATTACTTTTAGCTAAAATGTTAGCGTCTCTATTACCATCTACTACTATTTCATGGATCGCTATTTTTATTTATTGGTTCATAGTGGATATAAAGTGCCATAAAATAATTGGAATTATTTTTCCGAATACTTTATGGCTACTAATAATTGTTATGATTCCTTTAATATCACTTTTGGCTATTGAGTTAATTACAATTTTTTCACAATATTTAAAAACTTCTAAGTCCGCGCAGTCAGTTACGGGAATGTTAGTTTTTCCAATTATTGCTGGGGTAGTATCCCAGTCCTCAGGAGTTCTATTAATTAATAAAACTTTTATTTTAGGCATATTAAGCGTATTGATAATTTTAGATGTATTATTCTTTTATTTTTCTGTAATGAGATTTAATAGAGAACGCTTTTTATTGAAGGAATAG